The following proteins are co-located in the Solanum pennellii chromosome 1, SPENNV200 genome:
- the LOC107026266 gene encoding uncharacterized protein LOC107026266: MEKQHMKYTFLTKLNFFFLVTLIFHVLIVHGFQIDNQARRLMSWRRSKIRSRVINSYQDETWSTKNIVFDIDDEEELHVGNMEDDLIKYGLPGQPKLNVKFNQYAGYVNVDEKNGRSLFYYFAESASGNASSKPLVLWLNGGPGCSSLGFGAMLELGPFGVKPDGKTLYSRTFAWNKVANVMFLESPAGVGFSYSNTSSDYAQSGDKRTAQDAYRFLVNWFKRFPHYKSRDFYIMGESYAGFYVPELADIIVKSNMLATTNSKIQFKGIMIGNGIMNDVTDEKGQLDYLWSHALISDETHLGIQQHCKTQTDETKICEQFQSTAQTEFGNIDPYNIYGPICPLDDDDSSSSSSRRRIFKKNGYDPCEQHYVRHYLNLPQVQKALHANLPNRWESCSDLTWKDSPSSMFPIYNRLIASGLRILLFSGDVDAVVSVTSTRYSISAMNLTVIKPWHVWHDDTKEVAGYMVVYDGLAFATVRGAGHQVPQFQPRRAFALLNMFFANHFSTFLILLRKKMKVTSVLQLSLSLILCYLSTQKCYAGEADVVREFLKARRVKSTPSINSGLAAAEKRRAVFVSQVGSKEDDKISALPGQPSGVSFDQYSGYVTVDADAGRALFYYFTESTQDPSTKPLVLWLNGGPGCSSFGAGAMMELGPFRVNKDGKTLWLNPFAWNNVANILFLESPAGVGFSYSNTSSDYTTGDEKTRQDSFTFLINWMERFPEYKHRDFYITGESYAGHYVPQLAQLILSYKKTEPNLVINLQGLATGNGIIDDETMNSGTYDFYWTHALISDEVHDGIVLNCNFSAETTSEACNEYIKQADSCQGNIYAYNTYSQLCNSSAYTSLPIHGFDPCSADYVENYLNTAEVQKALNVKDAPYSWDSCNGFIFGSWQDSPHSVLPVFQELMQSGIRVWIYSGDIDHMLSVTTSTYAINKIKPPVKTPWYPWFFQGEVGGYAVEYENLTFVTVRGAGHFVPSYQPGRALTMFSSFINGTLPPHLH, translated from the exons atggAGAAGCAACACATGAAATACACGTTCCTCACAAAATTGAACTTCTTTTTTCTTGTAACATTAATTTTTCATGTTCTAATTGTCCATGGCTTCCAAATTGATAATCAGGCACGTAGATTAATGTCGTGGCGTCGTTCGAAAATACGTTCTCGAGTGATTAATTCTTATCAGGATGAAACATGGTCGACTAAAaacattgtatttgatattgatgatgaagaagaattaCATGTTGGAAATATGGAGGATGATTTGATAAAATATGGTCTTCCAGGACAACCAAAATTAAATGTGAAGTTTAATCAGTATGCAGGTTAtgttaatgttgatgaaaaaaatggaagaagtCTTTTTTATTACTTTGCTGAATCTGCTTCTGGAAATGCTTCTTCTAAACCACTTGTTCTTTGGCTAAATGGAG GTCCAGGATGTTCATCATTAGGTTTTGGAGCCATGCTAGAGCTTGGCCCTTTTGGTGTAAAACCTGATGGTAAAACCCTTTATTCCAGAACATTTGCTTGGAACAAAG tTGCAAATGTGATGTTCCTAGAGTCACCAGCAGGGGTTGGCTTCTCCTATTCCAATACTAGCTCAGATTATGCACAATCAGGCGACAAGAGGACTG CTCAAGATGCATATAGGTTTCTAGTGAATTGGTTCAAGAGGTTTCCACATTACAAAAGCAGGGATTTTTACATCATGGGAGAAAGTTATGCAG GATTCTATGTGCCAGAGCTAGCAGACATCATTGTCAAGAGCAATATGCTAGCAACCACAAACTCCAAGATCCAATTCAAAGGAATCATG ATAGGAAATGGCATAATGAACGATGTAACAGATGAGAAAGGGCAATTAGATTATTTATGGAGTCATGCACTAATCTCTGATGAGACTCATTTAGGCATCCAACAACATTGCAAAACCCAAACTGATGAGACAAAAATATGTGAACAATTTCAAAGCACAGCTCAAACTGAGTTTGGAAACATAGATCCTTACAACATCTATGGTCCAATTTGTCCCCTTGATGACGACGattcatcatcatcgtcatcaagaagaagaatattCAAGAAAAATGGATATGATCCTTGTGAACAACATTATGTCCGCCATTATCTCAATCTTCCTCAAGTTCAAAAGGCCTTGCATGCCAACCTTCCTAACCGTTGGGAATCTTGCAG TGATCTGACATGGAAGGATAGTCCATCAAGTATGTTTCCAATATACAATAGACTAATTGCATCTGGTCTCAGGATACTTCTTTTCAg TGGAGATGTAGATGCAGTAGTTTCAGTAACTTCAACTCGTTATAGCATTAGCGCAATGAACCTTACAGTCATCAAACCTTGGCATGTTTGGCATGATGATACAAAAGAA GTAGCTGGATATATGGTGGTGTATGATGGATTAGCTTTTGCAACAGTTAGGGGAGCAGGGCATCAAGTTCCACAATTTCAACCACGTAGAGCTTTTGCTTTGTTGAATATGTTCTTTGCCAATCACTTT TCAACCTTTCTAATTTTGttgagaaagaaaatgaaagttaCCTCTGTTTTACAGTTAAGTCTTTCTCTAATTTTGTGCTACCTTAGCACCCAAAAATGTTATGCAGGAGAAGCAGATGTAGTAAGGGAATTTCTCAAGGCTCGACGTGTGAAAAGTACACCAAGTATTAACAGTGGCCTAGCGGCTGCTGAGAAACGGAGAGCAGTGTTTGTGTCACAGGTAGGATCAAAGGAAGATGACAAGATCTCAGCATTGCCAGGGCAACCTAGTGGTGTGAGTTTTGATCAATATTCAGGATATGTTACTGTTGATGCTGATGCTGGTAGAGCATTGTTCTATTACTTCACTGAATCAACTCAAGATCCTTCTACCAAGCCTCTTGTTTTGTGGTTAAATGGAG GACCTGGTTGCTCTTCATTTGGGGCTGGAGCGATGATGGAACTTGGACCATTCCGTGTAAATAAAGATGGAAAAACCTTGTGGCTCAACCCTTTTGCCTGGAACAATG TGGCAAACATCCTCTTTTTAGAATCACCTGCTGGAGTTGGATTCTCTTATTCTAACACATCATCAGATTATACTACTGGGGACGAAAAGACCAGACAAGATAGTTTTACCTTTCTCATCAATTGGATGGAAAGATTCCCTGAATATAAACACCGAGATTTCTACATTACTGGAGAGAGTTATGCTGGCCACTATGTGCCTCAACTTGCTCAACTGATCTTATCCTACAAGAAAACAGAACCAAACCTTGTCATTAACTTGCAAGGATTAGCT ACTGGAAATGGCATCATCGATGACGAAACAATGAACAGTGGTACATACGACTTTTATTGGACCCATGCTCTAATATCAGATGAAGTCCATGATGGAATTGTCTTGAATTGCAACTTCTCGGCAGAGACAACCTCAGAAGCATGTAATGAGTACATTAAGCAAGCAGATTCATGTCAAGGCAATATATATGCTTACAACACATATTCCCAACTGTGCAACTCCTCTGCCTATACTTCCCTTCCT ATACATGGATTTGATCCATGCTCAGCTGATTACGTAGAAAATTACCTAAACACTGCTGAAGTACAAAAGGCCCTTAATGTCAAAGATGCACCCTATTCCTGGGATTCTTGCAA TGGTTTCATATTCGGCTCTTGGCAGGACTCCCCGCATTCTGTTCTACCAGTCTTTCAAGAGCTCATGCAAAGTGGCATTAGGGTTTGGATTTATAG TGGAGACATAGATCATATGTTAT